In Helianthus annuus cultivar XRQ/B chromosome 9, HanXRQr2.0-SUNRISE, whole genome shotgun sequence, the following are encoded in one genomic region:
- the LOC110893003 gene encoding uncharacterized protein LOC110893003 — translation MPKYAKFLKYILSNKQKLEDMSCVVMNESCSAILQNRLPTKMGDPGSFTLLCLIGIMSVSHALADLGANINLMPYKVFTKLDLGEPSPTRMSIRLADRSIKYPRGFVENMLVKIDKFVFPVDFVILDMDEDSRVPMILGRPFLNTARTIVDVAAGQITLRVNDEHVTFDIKRSMQHPQSQDDALYYVDIVDTYEGHDFEQPVYQIGDDGSQSSDQFTEIDRENEEKSKLSVEDPPSLELKELLPPFGVRISRRGAPFAGCYLIILDGRGKEQTA, via the exons ATGCCGAAGTATGCGAAGTTCTTAAAGTACATCCTCTCGAACAAGCAGAAGCTTGAGGATATGTcctgtgtggtgatgaatgaaagCTGCTCTGCCATTCTTCAAAATCGTCTACCCACAAAAATGGGAGATCCTGGCAGTTTCACGCTTCTTTGTTTGATCGGAAttatgtctgttagccatgcattggctgacttgggagcgaaTATCAACCTTATGCCCTATAAGGTTTTTACAAAGTTGGATCTAGGTGAGCCGTCGCCTACACGTATGAGCATTCGACTAGCAGATCGTTCTATCAAGTATCCACGTGGATTTGTTGAGAATATGCTTGTTAAGATTGACAAGTTTGTGTTCCCAGTGGATTTTGTTATCCTGGATATGGATGAGGACTCTAGGGTGCCTATGATTCTCGGACGACCGTTCTTGAATACTGCTCGGACCATTGTAGATGTAGCTGCAGGGCAGATTACActccgagtgaatgatgagcaTGTGACCTTTGACATCAAGCGGTCAATGCAGCACCCGCAGAGTCAGGATGATGCgctttactatgtcgacattgtTGACACGTAT gagggccacgatttcgagcagccagtctatcagattggtgatgATGGTTCCCAGAGTTCGGATCAGTTTACAGAGATCGATCGTGAGAATGAAGAAAAGTCGAAGCTGTCGGTTGAAGATCCACCGTCTTTGGAGCTTAAGGAGCTTCTGCCCCCATTTGGAGTACGCATTTCTAGACGAGGAGCGCCGTTTGCCGGTTGTTATCTCATCATCCTTGACGGACGAGGAAAGGAGCAGACTGCTTAG